A window of the Pecten maximus chromosome 19, xPecMax1.1, whole genome shotgun sequence genome harbors these coding sequences:
- the LOC117317641 gene encoding microspherule protein 1-like encodes MDTEELDLDKTHDLHEDMSIQQPLSSPNMSPRIGLMPFNSPGAMITPRPSRSVASRVTQMEVQQRRSSSRSIKRKKFDDEVVESSLIKTERGRMKLPPPPPPPYVEKEKPEPVEKEIPVAPPPEKKKVIVTPHPEKKKVKISSKSHSSSSSSKRAKRQKPPAPASTKDLGRWKPQDDLALITAIQQTNDLTAVHLGVKFSCRFTLKEIQERWYALLYDPVISKLAIQAMKQLHPDIMNNVQGKALFSKEEETLLGTVASTSQPSGDTFQDLLEKESDVFHPLRTAKALHNHWILMKQYHLLPDQSVQPMPRGDHVLNFSDAEDMMNDEDVRDPKDETLEQELNVSDRRNKKEIRHLEQELPKWQVLVDSVTGISPPDFDNQTLAVLRGRLVRYLMRSREITLGRATKDNQIDVDLSLEGPAWKISRRQGIIKLRNNGDFFIANEGKRPIYIDGRPVLIGNKQKLCNNSVVEISCLRFIFLINQDLINIIRTESQKLTSV; translated from the exons ATGGATACAGAAG AATTAGACTTAGACAAGACGCATGATTTACATGAGGACATGAGTATACAACAGCCTCTTTCCTCCCCCAATATGAGCCCCAGGATCGGACTAATGCCATTTAATAGTCCGGGAGCCATGATTACACCCAGACCAAGTCGGTCAGTCGCCTCACGAGTCACACAGATGGAAGTTCAACAAAGGAGGAGTTCTTCTAGATCAATTAAACGAAAGAAGTTTGATGATGAAGTGGTGGAGAGTAGTCTTATAAAAACAGAACGCGGCCGTATGAAACTTCCACCTCCCCCGCCCCCGCCTTATGTGGAGAAAGAGAAGCCAGAGCCTGTTGAGAAGGAAATACCAGTGGCACCACCTCCTGAGAAGAAAAAAGTCATAGTAACACCACATCCAGAGAAGAAGAAAGTAAAAATT TCATCAAAATCTCATtcttcatcatcttcatcaAAGCGAGCTAAACGTCAAAAG CCACCTGCTCCAGCTTCTACAAAAGATCTTGGTCGATGGAAACCTCAAGATGACTTGGCACTGATAACAGCAATCCAACAG ACCAATGATCTCACAGCGGTACATCTAGGTGTCAAGTTTTCATGTCGTTTCACTTTGAAAGAAATCCAGGAGCGATGGTATGCCCTTCTATACGACCCTGTCATATCCAA acTGGCTATCCAGGCTATGAAACAACTCCATCCTGATATTATGAACAATGTACAGGGTAAAGCTCTCTTTAGTAAGGAGGAGGAAACACTGCTTGGGACCGTCGCCTCG ACAAGTCAACCATCAGGAGATACGTTCCAAGACCTGCTGGAGAAAGAGTCTGATGTATTCCATCCACTCCGCACTGCCAAAGCTCTCCACAACCATTGGATACTCATGAAGCAGTACCACCTACTTCCTGACCAATCAG TACAACCTATGCCGCGAGGTGACCATGTCCTGAATTTCTCGGATGCGGAGGATATGATGAATGATGAGGATGTTAGGGACCCAAAGGATGAGACATTAGAACAAG AGCTAAATGTGTCTGACAGAAGAAATAAGAAAGAAATTCGCCATTTAGAACAAGAACTACCTAAATGGCAGGTGCTTGTTGACAGTGTAACAG GTATAAGTCCGCCTGACTTTGACAACCAAACTTTGGCAGTACTTCGGGGCCGTCTTGTGCGTTATTTGATGAGATCAAGGGAG ataaCTTTGGGACGAGCCACGAAAGATAATCAGATAGATGTGGATCTGTCCCTGGAAGGACCCGCCTGGAAAATCTCACGACGACAGGGTATAATCAAACTCAGAAACAATGGTGACTTTTTCATCGCCAACGAAGGAAAGCGACCAATCTACATTGATGGGCGTCCTGTTCTCATTGGAAACAAACAGAAACTTTGCAACAATTCAGTGGTAGAG ATTTCATGTCTTCGGTTTATATTCCTCATCAATCAGGATCTGATAAATATCATAAGAACAGAATCACAGAAGCTAACAAGTGTTTGA